The genomic segment ctattccatttgcacaacagcatgtgaaatttattgtcaatcagtgttgcttcctaagtggacagtttgatttcacagaagtgtgattgacttggagttacattgtgttgtttaagtgttccctttatttttttgagcagtgtatatagacgTTGGAACAACACACCACTTTAAACAGGACCTGCTGTGGAtctgactctctccccctcttgtctgTGTCCTCCTGGTGAAGACGGCCTTCTTCCGCCAGCATGGCTGCTCCACCAATGACACGACCGCCAAGTACAACAGCCGCGCGGCACAGATGTACCGAGAGAAGATCCGACAGCAAGCCAACACGGCGCTGTCTAAATATGGGTCTGACGTGAGTGTGGGCTGTGAGCGCAGCTTCAACGGTCACCCAAACGTACCATACGTTTATGTAGCATGTATGCATGTAACAACTCACCCTTAACCCAGCTTTTTAAACGAGGCTCACGGTGATATATCCCTACTCCCAAGTTGTGGTTGTAACCACTATACCACTGAACATTGAGCTTTTGGAATTACTCCATGTTTATTGAGTTGTTTAAATtcctactgatattattattatgtcTTATGGTTATCTATATAGATCTATATATTATGTCTTATGGTTATCTATATAGATCTATATATTATGTCTTATGGTTATCTATATAGatctatatattattattatttcttatGGTTATCTATATAGgtctatatattattattattattattatgtcttATGGTTATCTATATAGATCTATATATTATTATAATGTCTTATGGTTATCTATATAGATCTATATATTATGTCTTATGGTTATCTATATAGATCTATATATTATTATAATGTCTTATGGTTATCTATATAGATCTATATATTATGTCTTATGGTTATCTATATAGatctatatattattattatgtctTATGGTTATCTATATAGATCTATATATTATTATAATGTCTTATGGTTATCTATATAGATCTATATATTATTTCTTATGGTTATCTATATAGGTCTATATTTTATTATGTCTTATGGTTATCTATATAGGTCTATATATTCCTACTGTGATATTATTCCTCCACTGAGAAGGCAACGAACTCCCACTCTCTCGTCCCTCTCACAGCCACCCATATCAGCTACATATTGGCCTGTTGAGTCACCAGCGAGTGGGCAAACTCCACGTGTGATGTCACCAGCAGCATTAATTCATGTCTTGTGGATAGACCACACGATAcataattacccacaaacaccataTCTGTTCTCATTGGTGCAGCTGCATGCAGATGCACTTCCAGGTCCTCACAAGGCTTTTGCAAATACCAATTCAGATTTGAATgtgctgtgagtgtgtagagGTGTTTCATATTTTAACTCACGAGTTTCAAATCATCAACAATGGTCTTCCGTTTGGGCCAAACGGTTTAAGCAGGTGTGATAGAGCTGAGCTATATTTAAAATGGGAAATCAATACGTTCCCTGTGACCAACATATTCCTTTCCCAAATCTAGTGGGTATAGACTTATGATGTCTATATCTATAGAGGCCAGGGTTGATTTGGCTCTGGGCCATCTaaatcacatgtatttataaagcccttcttacataagctgatgtcacaaagtgcttcttcagaaacccagcctaaaaccccaaacagcaagcaatgcagatatagaagcacagtggctaggacaaactccctagaaaggcaggaacctaggaagaaacctagagaggaaccaggctctgggggGAGGCCAGTCCTCTTATGGCTGTGCCAGATGGAGATTATAAATGTACAtgaccattaaggccagatcgttcttcaagatgttaaGACGTTCAtatatgaccagcagggtcaaataataatcacagtggttgtcgagggtgcagcaggtcagcacctcaggagtaaatgtcagttggctttgtGAATGGCGTCCGTGaacccttcctctttctctttcagtTGTGGATTGACCCATTCAGTGTGAGCAGCCAGCCTGCAGCcccagagaagagacagacagacttctTTGCTGAGCATACTCAGGTAGGCCTGAGGTCTACTGTTCAAATCACACCAATCACACAAGTGTTTTCTGTGTGTGCAGTAGTGTTGGTTCTGTGTGTACGTGTTGTGTTATTTAATGTGACTGAATTGGTGTATTTGCAGCCTTCAAACAGCTGGGACGTGACGGTTCCTTCCCTGACAGAACACAATGGAACCCTCACTCAACTATTGGAGGACACACCCAAAGCCCCCCACACCGCCAGCACTCgtgagtctcacacacacacacagtcccccctCTCCTATCCTTTCGTCTGGAGCTTTCCCATATGTTTCTGAGGTTGAATTAGACAGTTGATCTGTGATTTGTATTTGACATTCTCAGAGCTGGAGGAAGGACCAAGCATTGAGGGACTGAGCACTGAGCAGTCTCCCAAAGTCGCTATAGGTAAGTCATCAGCCAATATCCTGTTCCTCTGCCTCCTTTCACATGACAACAgctcctcccctcacctctcaaGGATCTTTGCTGACCTTAAAAACACGGAATAGGTGATGGTCACAGCCATTTCCAGACCTCAACATCCACAGTAACCCCACCCCTGATATTCTGTCAAGGCTGCTCTTGTTGGCTCTTCCCAGAAttggagaccccccccccccccccttatttaGACATTTGGACCAGACACCAAATTGTCCCTAGCCCTCCCATACATAGCCCACCCTGTAATACAGTCACTGGAGGTTGTCCATATGACCATGGAGCCCTCAGTAACACCTGTGTCTGCTTTGTCCGTAGAGGACTCCATGCGTTTGTCGTCAGATCAACCACAGCTACCCAAAGGTGATTGGAACGCCTTTTTAAAAGCTGCCGTTAGCCCATTGGCTGGCCAGATTTTCAGGAAGCATGGTTGGTTCTGTGCTTGACTGACACCTCACCTGATTGTGACACGCAAGCGtaagcccctccctccctgctctaaGTAAAATGTGTGACTGCCAAGGCTTTCTTCCTTCTTCCAGTCTCCTAACATTAATACAGTCAGACAACCCCTATTCAACACATAGCCTCGGTCACAGACCTAGCAGACTCCGTGCCTTTCATTCAACATGTAGCCTCGGTCACAGACCTAGCAGGCTTACAGTGCCTTTCATTCAACACGTAGCCTCGGTCACAGACCTAACAGACTCAGTGTCTTTCATTCAACACGTAGCCTCGGTCACAGACCTAGCAGACTCGGTGCCTTTCATTCAACATGTAGCCTCGGTCACAGACCTAGCAGACTCGGTGCCTTTCATTCAACACGTAGCCTCGGTCACAGACCTAGCAGACTCAGTGTCTTTCATTCAACACGTAGCCTCGGTCACAGACCTAGCAGACTCAGTGTCTTTCATTCAACATGTAGCCTCGGTCACAGACCTAGCAGACTCAGTGCCTTTCATTCAACACATAGCCTCGGTCACAGACCTAGCAGACTCGGTGCCTTTCATTCAACATGTAGCCTCGGTCACAGACCTAGCAGACTCGGTGCCTTTCATTCAACACGTAGCCTCGGTCACAGACCTAGCAGACTCAGTGTCTTTCATTCAACACGTAGCCTCGGTCACAGACCTAGCAGACTCAGTGTCTTTCATTCAACACGTAGCCTCGGTCACAGACCTAGCAGACTCAGTGTCTTTCATTCAACACGTAGCCTCGGTCACAGACCTAGCAGACTCAGTGTCTTTCATTCAACATGTAGCCTCGGTCACAGACCTAGCAGACTCAGTGTCTTTCATTCAACACGTAGCCTCGGTCACAGACCTAGCAGACTCAGTGTCTTTCATTCAACATGTAGCCTCGGTCACAGACCTAGCAGACTCAGTGCCTTTCATTCAACATGTCGCCTCGGTCACAGACCTAGCAGACTCAGTGCCTTTCATTCAACATGTAGCCTCGGTCACAGACCTAGCAGGCTTACAGTGCCTTTCATTCAACACCTAGCCTCGGTCACAGACCTAGCAGGCTTACAGTGCCTTTCATTCAACATGTAGCCTCGGTCACAGACCTAGCAGACTCAGTGTCTTTCATTCAACATGTAGCCTCGGTCACAGACCTAGCAGACTCAGTGTCTATCATAAGTTTTCACTCCCGTTGGACTTCTTCATGTTGTATTGTGTTACAAATTGGggttaaaatgtttttttaatttgtaatttatttttatatataaatacatcactgatctacacaaaatagtcaaagtGAGGGATAcaattctgtacagacttcctccTTTTGACTGTCATTTAGATCAGTATTGTGGAGTGACTACAATGTGGTTGAGCCATCCTTAGTAGATCATTATTGGGGAGTGACTACAATGTGGTTGAGCCATCCTTAGTAGATCAGTATTGTGGAGTGACTACAATGTGGTTGAGCCATCCTTAGTAGATCATTATTGGGGAGTGACTACAATGTGGTTGAGCCATCCTTAGTATATCAGTATTGTGGAGTGACTACAATGTGGTTGAGCCATCCTCAGTAGATCAGTATTGTGGAGTGACTACAATGTGGTTGAGCCATCCTTAGTTTTGTCCCATCACAGCCGTAAACCCTGaagctgttttaaagtcacagtAGGACTCATGATGACATCACTGCACGGTTCCCTTCCCGTCCGGCAGCTCAGTTAGaaaggacgtctgtatctttgtaataACTTGATCAAgcttaaagggatattcagtgcCTGCTTTTTTTTTCTACCCATCTACCAGTCgctgcccttctttatgaggcatTTGAAAAGCTCCCGTTGGTTGAATCTCTGTTTGAAATGCACTACTTCActgagggaaagggggatacctagtcagttgtacaactgaatgtattcaactgaaatgtgtctgacCTTACAGAGGTTGTATGTTTGGGGAACCAAGAAAGGGTCATTCAAATCACGTTGACCACTATTATTTCACACACTGAGGCcatgcaacttattgtgtgaTTTGCTACACAAATGTTTTCTGCTCAACAATCAAGATATTTGAGTTATAAATTTTTCTTAATttgtgaacattttattttattttcagtttGACATGGAGTATTTGGTAGGGATCAATGATTTGGTGCTTATCATTTCAGTTCTACTTCGTATCAAAATGTGAAAGTCCAATGGGGTGAATACTTATTATAGGAACTGTCTGTCCCGTAACTTTAGAATGACGTAAACAAATGAAACTATTTCTGTCAGGTGTATGACAATGGTGCTGTCCTTCAGCTGCAGTGATATAACACTGCTGACTGTAACACATGTCTTGAAACTGCTCTGACTGGATAAAAGGACTGTTGGAATGCTATTTCTCATCCGAGTGTGTTGACAAGTTCTTTGCGTAGCGTCTGCTAAGGGTACTGAATGTTTGCACCTTTTAACAGAGGGGAAACGTACAGCGGTTTGTGCATTCACATGTATGGTGGCACGCCTATGCATTTGTAGGGGTTAACATTGGTGTGTGTGCAACTTGCATTCCTTTTTCAAAGTTCTGCAGAGCGATTACAACTCGGGAGTCCCTGGCCTGTCGCTGTCCACCAGTGTTCTAATGATGAGCTTTGTGTTACAGATGTGAAGCAATCCATCATTGGGAAAAAGAAGCCCAGCACTACTAAGAAAGGGGTAAGTTACACCCCCTTCAGCACTTAGACAGGGGGCTCCGCGTGAGGAGCAAGGTTTAGGCTGGTCACGTGACCTGACTAGGAAACACGTGGAGCCCTAGATATGGCATGTAGTTAGGGCTCGGTGTTGTTCCTGGATAAGTCACGTTGACCAGAAAAACAAATGTCCCAAATCAGAACCACCAAACCTGGCTAATGAATCAAGAGTGCGTTGATCAAACCATGAATGTAATACAACCACTTGTCCACTGGGGGGCAGTCATTTCATCTGTCCCCAGCTGTGTGTAACCATCTCCTCTGTGCTCCTCTCCCTCCAGCTGGGTGCTAAGAAGGGCCTGGGGGCCCAGAAGGTGAGCAGTAAGAGCTTCTCGGAGGTGGAGAAACAGGCCCAGGTAGCTGAGAAGCTGAGAGAGGAGCAAGCAGCTGATGCTAAGAAACAGGCAGAGGAGTCCATGTGAGTGAACCACAGTTTGACAGTCAGAGAGCAGGGAAACACCTCCGCCCCACATTCTGCTCTTACTGCTGTTTTAGTGTTTACACTAAATTAATATTTGCTGTCTTCTCATGGTCAGACTGTTCAGTGGTTGTATATATCATGCTGCGAAATATGGAGCCTACTTCTGCGTACAGGAAGTGAATAGAGGGGATCCTTGAGGACAGCAAGTAGTGACATCCGCTGGCACAATAATCCTATTATCGTGTAACCGACAATTATGGACCATAACCGTGGGGGGGACAAAATGTCTTCATACATTTTACACACGGAGGGTAATGTTGGTAATCATTTTATGAGGAGATCGACATGGTCGGGAGGAGAGTTTCCTCAAATTCCAAGCGGGCAAAATTGTTGCAAATGAATGTAGAACAATTGACAAATGTGTCTCTCTTTGCAGTGTGGCCTCCATGCGCCTGGCCTACAAGGAGCTGGAGATTGACAGGAAGATGGACAACAAGAAGATGCAGAACATGGAGGGTAAgaagagagagcaggctgagagactGGGCATGGGCTTCGGCAACCGCAGGTAATCACGTTATCAGTGTTCAAACCATGTTCTCAAACAACAGTAATGTTTCTCTCATGGAATAAGCGTTCCTTGAGCTCTACAAATAGCACATGAGTGCTGCCTGTTTGCATGTGCTAATGTAGGCTATAGTATTCCTGCTTAAacgatactttgggattttggcaatcaggccctttatctacttccccagagtcagatggacTCGTGGATACCATATTTATAGTCCGTGTCAagtttgaaggaagttagagagttttgtgagccaatgctaactagcgttagtgcaatgactggaagtttatgggtatctgctagcagggctaattagcaacttccttccaactgcatgcagagacataaaatggTATCAAGGAGTTGatatgactctggggaagtagataaaggagttgatatgactctggggaagtagataaaggagttgatctgactctggggaagtagataaaggagttgatatgactctggggaagtagataaaggagttgatctgactctggggaagtagataaaggagttgatctgactctggggaagtatatAAAGGAGTTGATATGACTCTGGGGAAGTGGATAAAGGAGTTGATCCGACTCTGGGGAAGTGGATAAAGGAGTCGAtccgactctggggaagtagataaaggagtcgatccgactctggggaagtagataaaggagtcgatccgactctggggaagtagataaaggagtcgatccgactctggggaagtagataaaggagtcgatccgactctggggaagtagataaaggagtcgatccgactctggggaagtagataaaggagtcgatccgactctggggaagtagataaaggagtcgatccgactctggggaagtagataaaggagtcgatccgactctggggaagtagataaaggagtcgatccgactctggggaagtagataaaggagtcgatccgactctggggaagtagataaaggtccTAATTGCCAAAAtccagaagtatccctttaattatTTATGCTTTTGGTTGGTGTCCCACTCTTTAATGGGATGCCATGTTACAGAGTGTGGTTTTAACTTCagtggtgtttgtgtgtttacggtgtctgtgtgtgtgtagattgtgttGCAGTACATTATTGTGTGTGGACATGacttaagtgtgtgtgtattctgtgtaTTCCAGCACCATATCTCACTCAGTGATGTCAGAGATGCAGGTGATTGAGCAGGAGACGCCCTTGGGGGCCAAGTCCTCGCCTCGCTCCAAACTGGACATGTTGGATGAGCCGGGCTTCTCCTCCGGACCCCCTAAGTACGTCACACCCCAAACAGATCAGAATGTCTTCTCCTAAGGAGTAGTAGTGGAAAAATGGGTTTCTGTCCAATTCCAAATGGACTTCCACCCCCAAGCTAGCTACCTCCCAGGCACTGGGGTTGTTGTATACAGCTGAAAGGATTGGATTGGTATTAACAATATGGTAATGGATCCAACTTGCCTTCAGATAGGCTTGATATACTTGTCTTCATCTTGCTAAGACACCTATCCAATCATTTCATAATTATCTAAGAGTCTTGGGTCTATGGGTTAGGGGTAGAGCCTTGGGTCTATGGGTTAGGGGTAGAGCCTTGGGTCTATGGGTTAGGGGTAGAGCCTTGGGTCTATGGGTTAGGGGTAGAGCCTTGGGTCTATGGGTTAGGGGTAGAGCCTTGGGTCTATGGGTTAGGGGTAGAGCCTTGGGTCTATGGGTTAGGGGTAGAGCCTTGGGTCTATGGGTTAGGGGTAGAGCCTTGGGTCTATGGGTTAGGGGTAGAGCCTTGGGTCTATGGGTTAGGGGTAGAGCCTTGGGTCTATGGGTTAGGGGTAGAGCCTTGGGTCTATGGGTTAGGGGTAGAGCCTTGGGTCTATGGGTTAGGGGTAGAGCCTTGGGTCTATGGGTTAGGGGTAGAGCCTTGGGTCTATGGGTTAGGGGTAGAGCCTTGGGTCTATGGGTTAGCGGTAGAGCCTTGGGTCTATGGGTTAGCGGTAGAGCCTTGGGTCTATGGGTTAGCGGTAGAGCCTTGGGTCTATGGGTTAGCGGTAGAGC from the Salvelinus fontinalis isolate EN_2023a unplaced genomic scaffold, ASM2944872v1 scaffold_1160, whole genome shotgun sequence genome contains:
- the LOC129848757 gene encoding ADP-ribosylation factor GTPase-activating protein 2-like — translated: HNTRHDATITSFTVIHCQGEHLIQSPCCFVVHLRSTELDSNWSWFQLRCMQVGGNANATAFFRQHGCSTNDTTAKYNSRAAQMYREKIRQQANTALSKYGSDLWIDPFSVSSQPAAPEKRQTDFFAEHTQPSNSWDVTVPSLTEHNGTLTQLLEDTPKAPHTASTQLEEGPSIEGLSTEQSPKVAIEDSMRLSSDQPQLPKDVKQSIIGKKKPSTTKKGLGAKKGLGAQKVSSKSFSEVEKQAQVAEKLREEQAADAKKQAEESIVASMRLAYKELEIDRKMDNKKMQNMEGKKREQAERLGMGFGNRSTISHSVMSEMQVIEQETPLGAKSSPRSKLDMLDEPGFSSGPPKYKDNPFTAGDGFGSRWDSDGGVASFTSSWALEKEEPKEEVTISSIQPIGERPSRRKAEVAAPVSESSEARQKFSNAKAISSDMFFGRENYGEYEAKTRLEGLSGNTSISSADLFGDGSDRDTGAAGYESVLPTGPDIAQFKQGVKTVAGKMAVLANGVMNTIQDRYGAY